GATTAGGTGACTGTACTCAAACACCCTATTTCAAGAtacttgaaatttattttcatgtggtAATAATACAGTGGTTGAGATGCTGCTGGACTATGGCACTAGTATTTGCTATATGCTCAGAAACCTTAAATGGATGATGACTACTTTTAATGGCAGGAAAAAGCcattaattatttgaaataatagaattatttgaaataatagcAGGGGAATGTGGTATCCTGTAAGTGTTGTAGCTGGATTTCCCACATGCTGTGCACTGAATGTAATACTTACACGCTCATAATCTTTGGTGGAAGGGCAAGCAGCAGGATCTTGGCAAATACAGCCGGGTTTCCCTTGTCTGTCTGCCTGGCagacttttcctcttttgcagTGGAAGTTCCTGCATGGGTCTAGCGGTAAGATCAAGAGGGGGGGCATGTTAGAACAGGTTGAAACCAAGTATTTCTGTCAAGTACTGCTTACAGTCGAAGCAAAGTAGAGCCAAACACTCACCAAGGAGTCAAGTGCTTTTCGTAagtttctgaaaacacagctggaTCTTTCACTGAATAATACAGccaaattttaaatgtgttattttgaGGGATTCATGGTGCTACCAGGCTTGAGTTGGATGGGGAAATGTTTCTTAGAAAAAGCTTTCTCCTGTAAGGTCTGACGTTCACTTTCAGCTTTCTTTGGAACTTATCCCATGCGTCCTTGCTGCATCTGAGACGCTTGACCCATTCCTAGTTTAATTCAGGCTAGAAGTTTTAAACTGAGGagtttcagtggaaaatgtttCCCATTCTGCAATGCTGACACAAAAATATGTACGCTATCTAAATGTTTTTGAGAAACAAATGAGTGAATCCAAGGGTGTGCGAAAGGGATTGTTCTCGGAACATATCTGTGGTGCAGGATGATGCACCAGCGCAGGTCAGTCATGTGAAATGGCttgctgctgaaggcagaaaagaaCTGCAGACCATCAAATTCCCCAGTCTAAGAGAGTTATGGTGATGTGTGGGCTTTGCATGTGGTTTACTCACCCGGAAAAGCCTCCCCAGTGCTATTGCTTGCACTTCTCCTCGCACCGTATGAACTGCCTGTGGTCTTAACCTGTACAGtcacagagagaagcagaagctgtggtaaatcttggaaagaaaaaatactttgggaattcttttttttttttttttttttttttttttttttttttcagatacaaaTATAGACCTGACTCAGTTTGCTGTATTTGCTACAGAAAGGGGTTGCTGTGCAAGATGTGTGACAGTTATATGAGGCCTAGTATTAGTgtgctctcttttctctcttttctggggaaaaagtAGCGGGTGGAGAGAAACTAGGAGTCCAGGAAGACATGGGCTCCTTGCAGTTTCACCCTGACTGACACAGAGCAGTGGTTTGCCTTGAGGCTTGGCAGAACTGGTGTTTTAGTCCTTACTTGGGTCGGTGGTCCCAACGGGTCAGTGAGCATAGACATTTTTAACAGTGTAGATGTTCAACTAACAGATGTAGCAAACAGTCACGACTTTATTTTTGATGGACATCTCCTGCTTATCTAGTGGCTGACCCTGATGTGGAAGGTCAGGGTACAATATTCGCTTTTGTCTGAAGGGAAAAAGTGCATATCCTTCATCCTGTGCAGAAGTCTGCTAGCCACTGGGGTGGTCATGCAGGGGATCCCGTCCCTTCCCttgaaaaatgttcagttttgtaGGAAAAGTATGCATGAAAGTGGGAGAGGGGAGTGAACAGACTTTGGTACTTGGGTTGAGACTTGGTTCCAAGTGTTGTTACAGAAGTGTCGGTGTTTATAAGTACATCTCATTACATGGTCCATTGGGACTGGAGCTATTACGTGAGTTgtgtttgcttcctttctggacaatttatttcaatgttGTACATGAAGTGACGCATAACAAACTAGGTGAACAATGTGTAATAGGAGATCAGACTTCTCCAAAACATTAAGTTTGGTAGAcccattttttctccaaaatgtcCTCTTAATCACAAGGGGCATATGGGATCATATAAAGGACCTCTTAATCACAAAGAACTTAAATATgggactgatttttttccctctctactcttccagttatattttaaagaaaacttacCTCATCTACCGGTTCTATTGAATTCACACTCTGAACAGAGCCACTTGTTTGCAGTTGTTTGCTGTCAGAATTAGGCACCTCATAGTGGTAGTTAGCATCTTCAGACTGAGTGAGGTCTTTAATTTTGACACTTTGGTGATCCCATCTCTCTCTATGAGCTGCACTGTCATCTCCAGTGGTTCCTTCTCCTTCAGGCTCATTACTGGTGCGGTCTTGGTCATTTCTTTGgattctctcctcttcctcatagGCTGCTTCTTTCCAGGCATTGCTGAGATCTTCCTCACCATCATCACCACTATCGATATCGTCCTTATCAACGTTACCACCCTCCTTACCCTGTCTTTTCATCACCATGCCATGATCGCTCTGATGGTTTGCTTGAAAactatctttgttttcttggcttTGCCATTtttcatcctcatcctcattaTGACTTCTTTTTGAGAGGgggattttttcttccttatagGGCTTTTCCTGactttccccttcttcctctaTGCTGAATTTCTCACCATGTCTCTTGGTTATCTGGATTGGCTGACTGGAATCTCTCAGTATTTCATCAGACtgcctgctgttttctttctgctgtctcCTGTATTGGTTTCCGTGACTTGTCCGGTGGGCTTTGTGCTTCATATCCATGTAATCAGTCACTTCCCCCCAttcctcatcctcttcttccacattttcctcttcatcgCTTTCACTGGTGTTTTCAGATAGGCCAactgtatttttgttatatttccaTGCATTATGCTCATGATCGGGATTGAGAGCATCCACTGGATTTTCTCCAGCACCCAGTGCTTGGTTGGCTATGTTGCTGTGTTTCTCATGCCTCCTGAGCTGGTAGTGGTCAGAGCTGGACTGCTCTCTGCCACTGCTGCCAGAATCACTCTCCTGGCTATCAGAAGTCAAGCCTGGTTTACCCTGCAGGGAAAGGAAGTTAATGCTCTTCATTCTGGATTTCATTTGATGCTCATGACCACTTTGTCCGTGTCTGCTAGCTGTCCAGGGCTTCTCCCTGTGCACAGCATCTGCTACTGGTATCTTTGCTTTTATGTTTCTGTGGCTGGGCTGCAAATCACCCTCATTTGCAGGCCTtgtcttcccttcctcttgGGCTTCAGAATGAATAGGCTtagtctgaaggaaaaaaaaaaaaaaaaagacatttaacaAGTAGATTAATAAATCTTAGGGCTTCATTTTGAGGTAGGTGCAATGGCATATACATCAGAGAAACATGACACTGCTATGTTCTTTGTAAGTGACTTTTTAACAAGTTAGGTCAAATGATGAAATTGACACCTGATATCCTTTCTACTTCTCAGTGAGTTGGCTTCAGTCCCCTCTTTCTGCATGGCTAGAGTTTAAGTCGTCCATGCAACTCCACCTAAGCTTTGAGGGGAGCTGAGAGGCTTTTATTGTATGCAGTGACGTCAACAGCAAAACCAGTAACTTGAGGGCAAGGTACAAATCCTCAAGGAGAAAGCAAGTTCTAAAGTGACTGCTCCCTATTGCTGCAGGGATTCCCTTTCTGCTGTTAAACAGCATCACAACTACTGGAGGTTGAGAGCAGGAACTTCTGATGTATTTCTTAACACATATGGGTGTTGGGTGTTGCTTTTACTAAAGTATAGCACTGAAACTGGTTTTCCTCAAAGCTTTCGGgagtcatttatgaaaatagaAGTTTATTCTAAGTGTCCAAGTTGatggaaaagcatttcctttaGTGTAGGAAGAATCTTGAATTCTTGGAAACAAATGCTCTACTAACAAATACTtagacaaataatttaaaacaaatactgtaGGATTAGATGCATTTATTTGGCTTATGGTAGATAAGCTATATCCTGTTTCCTAATGTCAAGATGGTAtctaaaaattgtttcttttgtctaGTGTACTTAGTGATGCAGGAGAAGTGCTAGGCAAAATATTCACCTTATGTTTTCCAACTCTTAACTGTTTCAGGAGAAGAACGCATGTTGACTGAAATCTAATAAGGTCAGTGGGAACTTAGTCtacatgaaatgcatttttcttgaaaatgttacAAAAGGTCATTATGTATTACAAAGCATCACAAGATGAAATCAAACCAAACTCAATTTCACGAgtagtttgtttttcctatgtTTTGGGGGCACTGTGGCCTGAAACATAGTATGCCTTTATCTTGAACCAAAACCAATCTTCTGCAAAGGGCTTGGAATTCTATagagttaataaaaataaggtCAAGCCTTCATTAAAATCCTTTGCTCTGGGTGCCCCTGTTTGatgaaacagtctttttttgAGGAAGATATTTTGTCTCCTGTCTCAATAGGAAGCTTTTATGTGCCGCAGCTTAAATTTGTTTGTGCATGGATGTGGTTTTcaactgtcttttttttaaaaaaaataacatttatttttattttaaagtaaaccTTTGTGAGCCTTTTGCTTGTAAAGGTACTGGGGTTCCTTAATATGATGATCCAAGTTTTGTTCAATGTATCTGTAGTCACCTCCTCTTAGTGACAACTGGCCTTGGAGAAATGCTGTGTATTGATGCAGAACTGATGGCTTATCTGTCTGgtattgctgtgttttcttttcatgcagaTGTCTGCTTCTGGGATATAGCTGTAGGCTGCCAACTGTTCCAGTTCTGCTGAAAACTTGAATAGGAACAGATACTTGCTTGGTTTTCACAACACAGAGCACTGTCTGGAGTGACATAGAATGCATGTAGaaagctgcacagagctggatgtaattatttgaaaatgttagcAGGGGAGAAGGGACTTTGTATGTTGGTTCTGAATTTAGTTTTTACAAAACTTAATTGGATTGGAGCCTATGTCCATTTTGTCTGAGCCACAGATGCTCACCAGAACGGTGCACTACAGAGCAATTTTCATTTGGCTTGACCATGAATGAAAAACTGGGAGCTCTGTCCTTAGCCTGCACACGTGGCTTGGCACTGCTGAAGTCATCATTCTCACTACCATCAGAGCTGCCTATCTGGCTTCTCAGCCACAGTACAGTTTTCTGAACTGAATCTTTCTAGTGCTCTGTATAGTGAATAACAAAAGCTATTGTGGCTAAAATTTTTACGTTTGAGACTTTGCATGTGACGACTTGACATGATAATTTGAGGATTGCATCTTATTCCTTCAATGGAGCGGTGAGGATCACAGGTTGGTTTGTTGGTGGAGCTTATTGCCTCTATGAAAATGAGTGCAATGTTTATAAGGGAATACATTTATATAACTCAAACTTCTGTTTTGAGCTTTAGATTTTGTCCTGTTGCGTTGGTAGCTATGTGATATGCAAGGCATGATATGCTCTGTAATAATCTGGGGATGGGGGTGTTAGGGTATGTATGTGGTAATGGCTTTTTATATTTgatatcaaaaatatatattgcctCTTAATGCTTTAAGAACATCAGtgccttttctgcagctttctgtccCAAGGCTCCAAGTTGGTGGTTTAAGGGATATGTCTAGAAGAGGCAATTATTAAAAATCTGtatgtaaattattttgtataacTATGTGGATTTTAGAGAGTATTCACAGGAAGGGAAAGTTCACGTGAGTGGCAATAATAGTGTGGTGAGCACTTACTGGAATAGCCGAAGCTGATCCTAGCAGGCAAATCAAGAGCATCAGAGTCTTCATGGTTTTCATCTCTTGAACAGGCCAGCAGTTAGTGGTATGGTGGTAGGGTTTGAAGGTTTCCTTTCTGCAAGTAACATCAAAAGAAACCAAGTTAGGTTGTGGATATCATGGTTTAGAAATGATGGATGGAAGCAATGTGGTGGCTGCCGTATGCTACAGATCAGTCCGAAGCCCTGTAACATTTGGATGCTGTGCCCACGTGTATGTGAATTCAGGCGTTAGACCACCTTATTCAGGGCGTGCTTTGATCCTCGTTCTTTTACTGAGCTTAGGTTGCATGCTGTACCCACAAACTCTGGTGGTCTCACTGAAAGGCAGAGTTATAAGTTCTGTCCTGTAGAGCTTTATCCACTCTTCTGATATAGTATTTCTTGGAAAAGATGTCCCTCTTTATGCAATTTTGGGACACTGCCTGAATGGCATCCCTACAGCCAGGGGCTGCAGTAGTGGGAAGATTTGGGTGGTGAAGCTCTGTTCCAGCAGGTTTCAAAGCCAGAAGCTCTGTGTAGACTGCTCAGTGCACTGCTTGAGCCCTGCTTGGGGAGCACCAAACCCAGCTCTGCTACATACCAGTGTGAGACCAGCAGCTGAAAGAATATGGGATGCAACTGGAGTTCTGCATGTGCCAACCTTCTTAAGTGAGTGAGAACTTATTTTTACTTAAGTGAGTGGCaacttatttttactttgcagGTATCGCTAGTATATTCTCTCACCTATGCAGTGCACATGCACTGGAAGTTCCTATCGCTGTAGCTGTATCACCAGgacaagcaggaggaaaaaaagaatgtttatcCTTTATTGCTCTTTGTTGCCCTTCCCACCTTTATTAATGTAAATGAAACACCTATTCCTCTGTTAACTGATGCACGTAGTCTCTGTTACTGGTCGAGCTCCTTGGCACATGAAGAAATTGCCAGTGGTTCTTTCAGTTAGGTCAACCATACGCAAATGCATGAGGCTCGGTGTATGGTTTCCAAATGTTCATCCAGGCAGTTGTTCATGATTGGGGAGTGGGGAGAATAGACACCAAAACCCAAAAAGGGGGGTGGAATTCCAGAGGAGCTTGTGTTT
This genomic window from Aythya fuligula isolate bAytFul2 chromosome 4, bAytFul2.pri, whole genome shotgun sequence contains:
- the SPARCL1 gene encoding SPARC-like protein 1 is translated as MKTLMLLICLLGSASAIPTYPLNHQLGALGQKAAEKTKPIHSEAQEEGKTRPANEGDLQPSHRNIKAKIPVADAVHREKPWTASRHGQSGHEHQMKSRMKSINFLSLQGKPGLTSDSQESDSGSSGREQSSSDHYQLRRHEKHSNIANQALGAGENPVDALNPDHEHNAWKYNKNTVGLSENTSESDEEENVEEEDEEWGEVTDYMDMKHKAHRTSHGNQYRRQQKENSRQSDEILRDSSQPIQITKRHGEKFSIEEEGESQEKPYKEEKIPLSKRSHNEDEDEKWQSQENKDSFQANHQSDHGMVMKRQGKEGGNVDKDDIDSGDDGEEDLSNAWKEAAYEEEERIQRNDQDRTSNEPEGEGTTGDDSAAHRERWDHQSVKIKDLTQSEDANYHYEVPNSDSKQLQTSGSVQSVNSIEPVDEVKTTGSSYGARRSASNSTGEAFPDPCRNFHCKRGKVCQADRQGKPGCICQDPAACPSTKDYERVCGTDNKTYDSTCQLFGTKCQLEGTKMGRQLHLDYMGSCKYIPNCTDYEVDQFPLRMRDWLKNILMQYYERDQDTTGFLTEKQRHKVKKIYQNEKRLMAGNHSAELLLHDFEKNYHMYVYPVHWQFYQLDQHPADRSLTHSELAPLRASLIPMEHCITRFFQECDRDQDKLIGLKEWCHCFGIKEEDINENLLF